One Candidatus Sulfurimonas baltica DNA segment encodes these proteins:
- a CDS encoding DUF4149 domain-containing protein: MSKRIYFDFSYLIILAATFGAIMVLGPIVAPVVFNSSDVLIGVTLDKYNAGIIMGEIFHRFSYWVYALAFYVFIYEALLYKSGKRDTIAFISAVTVVFSALMFSAVYAPKILAMQALGIEATQSDTFANIHFASELDFKILAVSLILLFIRRLMLLRVS, from the coding sequence GTGAGTAAAAGAATTTATTTTGATTTTAGTTATTTGATTATATTAGCAGCAACATTTGGAGCTATTATGGTTTTGGGCCCAATAGTAGCACCTGTTGTTTTTAACTCTAGTGATGTATTGATTGGAGTAACGCTTGATAAGTACAATGCCGGAATAATTATGGGTGAAATTTTCCACCGTTTTTCGTACTGGGTGTATGCTTTGGCTTTTTATGTTTTCATATATGAGGCGCTGCTATACAAAAGTGGTAAGCGTGATACGATAGCTTTTATCAGTGCAGTTACAGTTGTTTTTTCTGCACTTATGTTTAGTGCTGTATATGCCCCTAAAATACTTGCAATGCAAGCCTTGGGAATAGAAGCAACTCAAAGTGACACCTTTGCTAATATCCATTTTGCAAGTGAACTTGATTTTAAAATTTTGGCGGTTTCACTTATTCTATTATTCATCAGAAGATTGATGCTTTTAAGAGTGTCATAA
- a CDS encoding ABC transporter ATP-binding protein has product MISNQNVSKVYKMGEVDLTVLKDLNLQINYGEFVAIVGPSGSGKSTVLNLLGCLDKPTDGKIFIDETDVTQLDTTALAKFRGENIGFIFQSFNLIPVLSVYENIEYPLIMIQNLPEKERHDRIMTLLKDVDMLDQKDKFPDQLSGGQRQRVAIARALVTKPKIVFADEPTANLDTHTSNQIITLMRNIQKEFNTTFIFATHDEKIVTAVDRIITLVDGVVTDDRRVA; this is encoded by the coding sequence ATGATATCCAATCAAAATGTCAGTAAAGTATATAAAATGGGAGAGGTTGATTTAACAGTTTTAAAAGACCTTAACCTTCAAATAAACTACGGTGAGTTTGTTGCAATTGTTGGGCCAAGCGGCAGCGGAAAAAGTACCGTATTAAATCTGCTTGGCTGCTTAGATAAGCCGACTGATGGAAAAATATTTATAGATGAGACAGACGTAACTCAGCTAGACACAACAGCATTAGCAAAGTTCAGAGGTGAAAATATAGGTTTTATCTTTCAAAGTTTTAACCTCATCCCTGTACTTTCAGTTTATGAGAACATTGAATATCCCTTAATTATGATTCAAAATCTACCAGAAAAAGAGCGTCATGATAGAATTATGACACTGCTTAAAGATGTTGATATGTTAGACCAAAAAGATAAATTTCCAGATCAACTCTCAGGTGGACAAAGACAGCGTGTAGCCATTGCGAGAGCTTTAGTTACAAAACCTAAGATTGTCTTTGCTGATGAGCCTACTGCAAACCTAGATACTCATACATCAAATCAGATTATTACTCTTATGCGCAATATTCAAAAAGAGTTTAACACTACGTTTATTTTCGCTACCCATGATGAAAAGATTGTTACAGCAGTAGATAGAATCATTACGCTTGTTGATGGTGTAGTTACAGATGACAGAAGGGTTGCATAA
- the prmC gene encoding peptide chain release factor N(5)-glutamine methyltransferase, whose product MSSKYLVKDILKEITTTLNPIIERASREAQLLLMAHLRVDELWLLTNQTSHVDNSENLFEWVKRRGKNEPLEYITNSVSFYSEEFYIAKGALIPRPETELLIDEVIKNVSDKNAKITFAEVGVGSGIISIMLAKIFPNSNIIAVDISQEALDIAEINIKKFELQDRIELRLGSLLEPITEHIDYLVSNPPYIADNEPLEYNLSYEPQNALFGGTVGDEIVKELLDEALNRNINLFSCEFGYDQKDKIQSYLKNKKFDSLVFYKDLASFDRGFTIRLY is encoded by the coding sequence ATGTCAAGCAAATATTTAGTAAAAGATATTTTAAAAGAGATAACTACAACGCTCAACCCTATAATAGAGAGAGCATCAAGAGAGGCACAACTTCTTCTTATGGCTCATCTTCGTGTTGATGAGCTTTGGCTTTTAACAAACCAAACCTCACATGTAGATAATAGTGAGAATCTTTTTGAGTGGGTTAAAAGAAGAGGTAAAAATGAGCCTTTGGAGTACATAACTAACAGTGTGAGTTTTTACAGTGAAGAGTTTTATATAGCAAAAGGAGCTCTGATTCCTCGCCCTGAAACAGAACTTTTAATAGATGAAGTTATAAAAAATGTTTCAGATAAAAATGCAAAAATAACATTTGCCGAAGTTGGTGTGGGAAGTGGTATTATCTCTATAATGCTTGCAAAAATATTTCCAAATTCAAATATTATAGCTGTTGATATCTCACAAGAAGCACTTGATATTGCAGAGATAAATATAAAAAAGTTTGAACTTCAAGATAGAATTGAATTGAGGTTAGGTTCACTGCTTGAGCCTATAACTGAACATATAGATTATTTAGTCTCTAATCCACCGTATATTGCCGATAATGAACCTCTTGAGTATAATCTCTCTTATGAACCTCAAAATGCTCTCTTTGGCGGCACAGTTGGTGATGAGATAGTTAAAGAACTTCTTGATGAAGCCTTAAATAGAAACATTAACTTATTTAGTTGTGAATTTGGTTATGACCAAAAGGATAAGATACAATCTTATTTGAAAAATAAAAAATTTGATAGTTTAGTATTTTATAAAGACTTAGCCAGTTTTGATAGAGGCTTTACAATAAGGTTATACTAG
- a CDS encoding M48 family metallopeptidase: MLMMIVGIYTVFVLITIYTSVMQIGYVNKAKRGKAVLLSDADFVKAGDYSVAKEKMSIATAFIDYLLFIMWIGFGIKALESTLLFENEAVMNVAVVMGFLIIGSLISLPFSYYEKFILDEKFGFNKSSMAQWIKDTAISFAMTLIFGSLVVWGVYLIISNFTLWWLWSFLFIFSVVILINMLYPAFRAMFFDKLTPLKDEKLDSEIKSLMDKTGFVSSGVFVSDASKRDARLNAYFGGFGKAKRVVLFDTLIEKLSTRELLAVLGHELGHFAHGDIYKNIGLVGAMLFAMFGIFGNLPESLYLELGLSQAPYVLIILLLLFMPVLGFLMMPIMGIVSRHNEYEADKMGSELAGIGGEIELANALKKLVTENKSFPLSHPLYIFFHYTHPPVLERLKALGVDVAELDKSALEGTCQANI; encoded by the coding sequence ATGTTAATGATGATTGTTGGTATATATACTGTTTTTGTGCTTATTACTATTTATACAAGTGTTATGCAGATTGGCTATGTGAACAAAGCAAAAAGGGGCAAAGCCGTACTTTTATCAGATGCGGACTTTGTTAAAGCAGGGGACTATAGTGTTGCAAAAGAGAAGATGTCTATAGCAACTGCTTTTATAGATTATTTACTATTTATAATGTGGATAGGATTTGGTATTAAAGCTTTAGAGAGTACTCTATTGTTTGAAAATGAAGCTGTAATGAATGTTGCTGTTGTTATGGGATTTTTGATTATAGGTTCTCTTATTTCTTTGCCATTTTCATATTATGAGAAATTTATTTTAGACGAAAAATTTGGTTTTAATAAATCAAGTATGGCTCAGTGGATAAAAGATACTGCTATCTCATTTGCAATGACGCTTATATTTGGTTCTTTGGTTGTTTGGGGCGTTTACCTAATAATATCTAACTTTACTCTCTGGTGGCTTTGGAGTTTTCTTTTTATCTTTAGTGTTGTTATACTCATAAATATGCTTTATCCAGCATTTAGAGCGATGTTTTTTGACAAACTAACTCCTCTTAAAGATGAAAAACTTGATTCTGAGATAAAATCTCTAATGGATAAAACAGGCTTTGTAAGCTCTGGTGTATTTGTAAGCGATGCAAGCAAGAGAGATGCAAGACTAAACGCTTACTTTGGCGGATTTGGCAAAGCAAAAAGAGTTGTACTTTTTGATACTTTAATTGAAAAGCTTAGCACAAGAGAGTTACTTGCAGTTTTAGGACATGAACTAGGACATTTTGCACATGGAGATATATATAAAAACATAGGTTTAGTCGGAGCTATGCTTTTTGCAATGTTTGGAATCTTTGGAAATCTTCCTGAGTCACTTTACTTAGAGTTAGGACTATCTCAAGCACCTTATGTACTAATTATTTTACTGCTTCTTTTTATGCCGGTTTTAGGTTTTTTAATGATGCCGATTATGGGAATAGTTAGTCGTCATAATGAGTACGAAGCAGATAAAATGGGTAGCGAATTAGCAGGAATCGGCGGTGAGATTGAACTTGCAAATGCACTTAAAAAACTTGTGACTGAAAATAAAAGTTTTCCACTATCACATCCTCTTTATATCTTTTTTCACTACACTCACCCACCTGTTTTAGAGCGTTTAAAGGCATTGGGTGTTGATGTAGCAGAGTTAGATAAAAGTGCTTTAGAGGGTACATGTCAAGCAAATATTTAG
- a CDS encoding nitrous oxide reductase accessory protein NosL: MKKTTIFLYTLLLIFTYSSLCAFSKEANSEPVLVQSGKQKHWCSVCGMNIKMNYKTSHTSKLPSGKNRQYCSIRCLTVDMHEHNLNADDVKVVDVLSEELIDAKAAFYVVGSDIKGTMTKVSKLAFENAESAEDFSIENGGDVVSFDKALEIAKKSLESDIQMINKKKIKKIYPMGKKIFENTCKKDIEPKNYLQINELKSAIKNENLCKEKNGEELDEKELQAVSVYLWEVKKFDDLEKIANTIKVTKDEKCPICGMFVYKYPKWAAQIFYGDSHLSFDGIKDMMKYYFKHKDSVSKILVTDYYSQKAIDGAEAYYVIGSDVYGPMGDEIIPFKNESEAKTFNIDHKGFKVLNFIDINKEEVDKLD; this comes from the coding sequence ATGAAAAAAACTACAATTTTTCTTTACACACTCTTACTTATTTTTACATACTCTTCGCTATGTGCCTTTTCAAAGGAGGCAAATTCAGAACCTGTCTTAGTCCAGAGCGGTAAGCAAAAACATTGGTGCAGTGTCTGTGGAATGAATATAAAAATGAACTATAAAACTTCTCATACTTCTAAACTGCCTAGTGGCAAAAACAGACAATATTGCTCTATTAGATGTTTAACAGTGGATATGCATGAGCATAACCTAAATGCTGATGATGTGAAAGTGGTAGATGTATTAAGTGAAGAGCTTATAGATGCAAAAGCAGCTTTTTACGTAGTTGGCTCAGATATTAAAGGGACGATGACGAAGGTTAGCAAGCTAGCTTTTGAAAATGCCGAATCAGCAGAAGATTTTAGTATTGAAAACGGCGGAGATGTTGTTAGTTTTGATAAAGCTCTTGAGATTGCAAAAAAATCTTTAGAGTCTGATATCCAAATGATAAATAAAAAGAAAATAAAAAAAATATACCCAATGGGGAAGAAAATATTTGAAAATACATGTAAAAAAGATATTGAGCCAAAAAACTATTTACAAATCAATGAGTTGAAGTCAGCTATTAAAAATGAGAACTTATGTAAAGAAAAAAATGGTGAAGAGCTAGATGAAAAAGAGCTTCAGGCAGTTTCAGTTTATCTGTGGGAAGTAAAAAAGTTTGATGATTTAGAAAAAATTGCTAATACAATAAAAGTAACAAAAGATGAGAAATGTCCAATTTGTGGCATGTTTGTATATAAATATCCAAAATGGGCTGCTCAAATTTTTTATGGCGATTCTCATCTTTCATTTGACGGGATAAAAGACATGATGAAGTATTATTTTAAACATAAAGATAGTGTTTCAAAAATCTTAGTTACAGATTATTACTCTCAAAAAGCTATAGACGGAGCGGAAGCATACTATGTTATAGGGAGTGATGTTTATGGACCTATGGGAGATGAAATAATTCCATTTAAAAATGAGAGTGAAGCAAAAACTTTTAACATTGATCATAAGGGGTTTAAGGTTTTAAATTTTATTGATATAAATAAAGAAGAAGTAGATAAGCTTGATTAA